Below is a window of Myroides profundi DNA.
CAATTTGAAATTTGCAAGAAATGTAAAAAGTCTCAAAACTTCGACTCCAAATAATATCAATATCGATAATAGCTCTTGTGGTGAAATTGATTTTATCATAATTAATGAAAAAAAACAAGAAATAGTCATTGCGGATTCTAAATATAATAAAGCTCGTTACGAGGGTGTTGGTTATCGTAGTGATTATACAAATTTTATAAAATATGAAAATCAGCTTGAAAAAAAAATTCTATGGATAGCAAAAAATATTAAAATTGTAGAATCTCATTTTAAAAAAATATACAACAATCCAACCCTTGAAATTGCAGATTACAATGTTGTAGGAGCTTTTTTTATTAATACGCCTACTTTTTACATGTACAATTCAAAATATTGTGTTGTTACTACTTCCAAAATTGAGGACTATCTACAAGGTATAGATATAAATCCGCCAATTAATATTGAATATGATGGGAAAAATTACAATTTTAGTTATCCATATTTTACAGTTTAAAGACTACTGTTAACCGCGTTAACATTGGTAATAGTGATGTGTTTTCCTTGTTTCAATGGTAGTAATTGGACTAAACCTTTAATTTATTTCACAACAAAACACAAGTAGTTATTAAATTGATTCTGTAAAATTTGAGTTCTTATCATGACCAAGAAACATATTATAATCTATATAAAATTAGTGATGGTTTAGAAGTCTCATTTATTCATACTTTCTTCAAAGATTGGAATAATACATCAAGCGGTTTTAGTTTTCGAGAGAATGAATTCGCTGTTTCATTTCCATCTGTACTAGAATACTATTCTTTAGAGAAAGATGAACTTAGTAAACTGTGGGAAATAGATATAATAAAGTACAAGTCTGAATATAACTTAAGTTGCTTAGTAACTTTAGATGACAATACGATTGTTCTAGGAAAAGGTAAAACCATAGTGATAATTAATATCTCTAAAGAAACCATAGTTAGTGAGGTGAATTTAAATTTGTTAGCTGAAATTAGAGATTTGTATGTAAATAAAGAGCACTTGATTATCTCAACTGATAAAGAACTTAAAATAATATGCTTAAATAAAATAAAGCATAGACAAATTGGTAGTGTTTATGAAGTTCTAAGAAGAATGTGGGATAAACTTATCAGGATAAATTAGGAGTGAAATATTCTTAAAAAACAAACCCCTCACTACCAAGGTAATGAGGGGGTTCTTTTGTGGTCCCACCTGGGCTCGAACCAGGGACTTGCTGATTATGAGTCAGCTACTCTAACCAGCTGAGTTATAGGACCAGTAGGTCTTAAAGACCTATGTATTGTATGTGTAATCTTGGTGGTCCCACCTGGGCTCGAACCAGGGACTTGCTGATTATGAGTCAGCTACTCTAACCAGCTGAGTTATAGGACCAGTTAAAACGTGTTTAACGGGTGCAATATTATGGTTTTTTATTGGTTCATGCAAGAGTTTTAAAAGAAATTATTTAATTTCTTGACATAATTCTATAAGCACCCCATTGGTTGTTTTTGGGTGTAAAAAGGCAACTAATTTATTATCAGCTCCTTTTTTAGGAATTTCGTTTAATAATGTGAATCCTTCTGCTGCTAATCTTTTCATCTCAGCTTCTATATCTTCTACATCAAAAGCGATATGATGGATGCCTTCTCCTTTTTTTTCTAAGAATTTGGCGATAGGGCTATCAGGGTTAGTTGCTTCTAATAGTTCTATTTTATTAGGGCCATTCATAAAGAAAGATGTTTTTACTCCTTCGCTTTCTACAGCTTCTTCCTTATAAGCTGGAGCACCGAATAGTTTTTCGAATAAGGCATTAGAGGCTTCTAAGTCTTTTACAGCTATTCCGATGTGTTCTATTTTTCGCATTTCTTAGTGTTTTGGGTTATATAAACAAAGATAAAAAAGTTTGCTATTCAAAAAATTGTATTTTTGCATCATGGAAACTAATAGACAAAAGAAGATGGGAGCCTTATTGCAAAAAGATATCGTGGATATCTTGCAAGGTGAGGTGCGTAAGAACGGGATAACTAACTTAGTTATTTCGGTTTCTAAAGTGAATATAACAAGTGATTTATCAGTAGCGAGAGTGTACTTAAGTATCTTCCCTATCGATAAAGGTGAAGAGCTACTAAAAGGGATAAAATCTAATGCTCCGCTAATTAAACACGAATTAGCACAGCGAGTAAAACACCAAATGAGAAAGGTGCCAGACTTACTGTTCTACGTGGATGATAGCTTAGAGTATATCGATCAAATCGACAAAGCGCTTACGGGTGATGAAAACCCTATCGCTAATCCTGACTTATTAGAAAAGAGAAAGAAAAAATAGATTGAAGTTTTCCCTATACATAGCGAAACGTTATGCCTTTAGTAAAAGTAAGAGCAAGGCAATTAATGTTATTACGACAATATCTTCTGTAGGTATTGTGGTGAGTGCTATGGCTATGTTTATCGTGTTATCGGTATTCAGTGGGTTAAAAGCGTATAGTCTTTCTTTCGTTGATGATTTAGATCCAGATTTAAAAGTTTTTACCCCAAAGGGTAAAAGCTTTGTAGTCGAGGACAGACAGATTCTGGATTTAGAAGAGTCAGGTTATTTTAAGGGTGTAGCTAAGGTAGTAGAGGATCGCTTGTTGTTTTCGTTTAAGGATAAGCAGGCAGTCTCTATGATTAAAGGGATTGACTCGGACTTCGTTAATGTGACTGACTTTGACGAAAAGGTAGAGTACGGAAGTTGGCTAGAACCTGATACGGATGATGCAGTAGTGGGAGTGGGGATGTCTCACCTATTATCTATGGGGCTGTTCGATACAGAGAATGCCTTTGAAG
It encodes the following:
- the mce gene encoding methylmalonyl-CoA epimerase — encoded protein: MRKIEHIGIAVKDLEASNALFEKLFGAPAYKEEAVESEGVKTSFFMNGPNKIELLEATNPDSPIAKFLEKKGEGIHHIAFDVEDIEAEMKRLAAEGFTLLNEIPKKGADNKLVAFLHPKTTNGVLIELCQEIK
- the rbfA gene encoding 30S ribosome-binding factor RbfA, with amino-acid sequence METNRQKKMGALLQKDIVDILQGEVRKNGITNLVISVSKVNITSDLSVARVYLSIFPIDKGEELLKGIKSNAPLIKHELAQRVKHQMRKVPDLLFYVDDSLEYIDQIDKALTGDENPIANPDLLEKRKKK